The Flavobacteriales bacterium genome includes a region encoding these proteins:
- the speB gene encoding agmatinase — translation MKFYDSDSNFLGISEPDLFDYHKSKVVLQLLPYEHTSSYLSGSDKGPEAILESSHFVEFYDEELDDEPYKKIGIATQEVLNFEGKADENAIQFIEENTTKHIDNQKFVMTFGAEHTITYGVFKAFHKQNSNVSILQIDAHSDLRQAYHGNPYSHASVMARINDLGVKISQVGIRAQCIEESQLIKSSKNIQTFYGHQLQNNQTYISEILNHLTDEVYITIDADGLDPSICPAVGTAEPGGLLWYETLNLLRQICTNKKIVGFDIVECAPIEGQIRSEYLLAQLAYKVLSYCTINPRNF, via the coding sequence ATGAAATTTTACGATTCAGACAGTAATTTTTTGGGCATTAGTGAACCCGATTTATTTGACTATCATAAAAGCAAAGTGGTTCTGCAATTGTTGCCTTACGAGCATACATCTTCCTACCTATCAGGCAGCGACAAAGGGCCGGAAGCCATTTTAGAATCATCTCATTTTGTAGAATTTTATGATGAAGAATTGGACGACGAACCGTACAAAAAAATTGGGATAGCCACGCAGGAAGTCTTAAACTTTGAAGGAAAAGCCGACGAAAATGCCATTCAATTTATTGAAGAAAACACTACCAAACATATTGATAACCAAAAATTTGTGATGACTTTTGGAGCAGAGCATACCATAACATACGGTGTGTTTAAAGCCTTTCACAAACAAAATTCGAATGTTTCTATTCTTCAAATAGATGCCCACAGCGATTTGCGACAAGCATATCACGGAAATCCGTATTCGCACGCAAGTGTAATGGCAAGAATAAATGATTTGGGAGTAAAAATAAGTCAGGTGGGCATTCGGGCTCAGTGCATCGAAGAATCACAATTGATAAAATCGAGCAAAAACATTCAGACTTTTTATGGCCACCAGCTGCAAAACAACCAAACCTATATTTCAGAAATACTCAATCATTTAACAGATGAGGTATATATAACCATTGATGCCGATGGCCTCGACCCGAGCATTTGTCCCGCAGTTGGTACTGCCGAACCAGGCGGTTTGCTCTGGTATGAAACCTTAAACTTACTCCGACAAATATGTACGAATAAAAAAATTGTTGGTTTTGATATTGTGGAATGTGCACCCATTGAAGGCCAGATAAGGTCGGAATATTTATTGGCTCAGTTGGCCTATAAAGTTTTAAGTTATTGTACCATCAATCCACGTAATTTTTAA
- a CDS encoding CBS domain-containing protein, whose product MGEQAINTFSDSNQRRAFTKQVLEDIQALDLMLQKNMIERHTSRIGAEQELVLLDKNCKPASNNMEILKTINNEYYTTELARFNLEINLDPFDFNADCFSAMENQLTGLLKAGVEQAALKDTKILLTGIAPTIEQSNLHFEHMTPNVRYEALNNIMLAERGTDFELNIDGKDELITRHPNILFEACNTSFQVHLQIDPDDFVKKYNWAQFIAGPVMAITTNSPLLMGKRLWSETRIALFQQSVDTRNTGMIARTKEPRVSFGKSWIKNSVTDLYKDNVSRFGSLVHTELDENSLALVKDGKVPKLKALNLHNGTVYKWNRPCYGVGNGIPHLRIENRYIPSGPTVLDEMANAVFWLGLMQGMHEKYADLPNMMPFEEVRFNFYNAARRGIDCQFNWFGKIIPAKRLLEKEMLPMAYAGLDKMNINQNDISKYMSVIEGRIRKNITGSKWMIHNFNQMLAGSTPNEASINLTKKMLENQESQKPVHRWKNIELNEVVGQKEFKRVNEIMETDLFTVHEDDAIDLAVNMMNWQNIRHIPVENSQHKFVGVINAHCIIAYLADKKQTNEVVAVKEIMIANFPTISAHASARVAVMEMAQKRADALIVVDIENRLQGIITESDIIQVLNMTNKISE is encoded by the coding sequence ATGGGCGAGCAGGCTATTAACACTTTTTCTGATTCGAACCAACGGCGTGCATTTACAAAGCAAGTGCTTGAAGACATTCAGGCGTTGGATTTGATGCTTCAAAAAAACATGATCGAACGCCATACCAGTAGGATTGGAGCCGAACAAGAGTTGGTGCTACTCGATAAAAATTGCAAACCCGCAAGCAATAACATGGAGATACTAAAGACTATCAATAATGAATATTACACCACCGAATTAGCTCGGTTTAACCTTGAAATAAATTTAGACCCCTTTGATTTTAATGCGGATTGTTTTTCGGCTATGGAAAACCAATTAACCGGCTTGCTAAAAGCCGGAGTTGAACAAGCTGCTTTGAAAGATACTAAAATTCTGCTGACAGGAATTGCTCCAACCATTGAACAGTCTAATCTTCATTTTGAACACATGACCCCCAACGTGCGGTATGAAGCTCTTAACAACATAATGCTGGCCGAAAGAGGAACTGATTTTGAGTTGAACATAGACGGAAAAGACGAGCTTATTACACGACACCCCAACATATTATTTGAGGCGTGTAATACCAGTTTTCAGGTGCATCTTCAAATAGACCCCGACGACTTTGTGAAAAAATACAATTGGGCACAGTTTATTGCTGGCCCGGTTATGGCTATTACCACAAACTCGCCATTGCTAATGGGCAAAAGGCTATGGAGCGAAACACGTATAGCCCTTTTTCAGCAAAGTGTTGACACCAGAAATACTGGAATGATTGCCAGAACAAAAGAACCACGAGTTTCTTTTGGAAAATCTTGGATTAAAAACTCGGTGACCGACCTTTACAAAGACAATGTGTCACGGTTTGGTTCGCTCGTTCATACCGAATTGGACGAAAATTCGCTGGCTCTGGTAAAAGATGGAAAAGTGCCAAAACTAAAAGCTCTAAATCTGCACAACGGAACTGTATATAAATGGAACAGACCGTGTTATGGAGTTGGAAATGGCATACCACATTTACGCATAGAAAATAGGTATATACCCAGTGGACCAACCGTTTTAGACGAAATGGCAAATGCTGTTTTTTGGCTCGGATTAATGCAAGGTATGCACGAAAAATATGCCGATTTGCCCAATATGATGCCTTTTGAAGAAGTTCGATTTAACTTTTATAATGCAGCCCGCCGCGGCATTGATTGCCAGTTTAACTGGTTTGGAAAAATAATTCCGGCCAAAAGATTGCTCGAAAAAGAGATGCTACCCATGGCGTATGCAGGGTTGGACAAAATGAATATCAACCAAAACGATATTTCAAAATATATGTCGGTTATTGAGGGAAGAATCCGAAAAAACATTACCGGCTCCAAATGGATGATTCACAATTTTAACCAAATGCTTGCGGGCAGCACGCCCAATGAAGCCAGTATCAATCTTACCAAAAAAATGCTCGAAAATCAGGAAAGTCAGAAACCGGTTCATCGATGGAAAAACATTGAATTGAATGAGGTGGTTGGCCAAAAAGAGTTTAAGCGGGTAAATGAAATTATGGAAACCGATTTGTTTACGGTGCACGAGGATGATGCCATAGATTTGGCTGTAAACATGATGAACTGGCAAAACATTAGGCATATTCCTGTAGAAAACAGCCAACATAAATTTGTAGGAGTTATCAATGCACACTGCATTATTGCCTATTTGGCCGACAAAAAACAAACCAACGAAGTGGTGGCCGTAAAAGAAATTATGATTGCCAATTTTCCGACCATTTCGGCACATGCCAGTGCCAGAGTGGCCGTTATGGAAATGGCTCAAAAAAGGGCTGACGCTTTGATAGTAGTAGATATTGAAAACAGATTGCAAGGCATTATCACCGAAAGCGACATTATTCAGGTGTTGAACATGACAAACAAAATAAGCGAATAA
- a CDS encoding cysteine desulfurase codes for MATSKIYLDNAATTPLDERVIDAMCEVFKNNYGNPSATHSIGRTAKATLENARKTIAGLINAEAREIVFTSGGTEADNMAIRCVVNDLGIKHIITSPIEHKAVLETCKILEKEGRCNVHLVSVDEKGNVDLAELEKLASNYPKSLISLMHANNEIATLLDYKKVSEIAKANECIFHSDTVQSMGHYAFDVKEFGADLLTCSAHKLHGPKGVGFLYVNHQLKLKSMITGGGQERNHRAGTENVAGIVGLEKALQLAFDQLAAEQKQIFGLKQYAIDQLCNQIEGIQINGETSFEKALYTVLSCSVPPQSNNALLLFKLDIAGICCSGGSACNSGAASESHVLEAIKHPQDRQAIRFSFGRFSTQKDIDEAVSALKSILENQTVQL; via the coding sequence ATGGCTACTTCAAAAATATATCTCGACAATGCTGCCACCACCCCACTCGACGAACGAGTAATTGATGCCATGTGTGAGGTGTTTAAAAACAACTATGGAAACCCTTCGGCCACCCACAGCATTGGCCGAACGGCAAAGGCAACTCTGGAAAATGCCCGAAAAACGATTGCAGGATTAATCAATGCCGAGGCTCGCGAAATCGTGTTTACCTCTGGTGGCACGGAGGCAGACAACATGGCCATTCGTTGTGTTGTAAACGATTTAGGTATCAAACATATAATTACCTCGCCCATTGAGCATAAGGCTGTTTTAGAAACCTGCAAAATATTGGAAAAAGAAGGCCGATGCAACGTACATTTGGTATCGGTTGATGAAAAAGGAAACGTTGATTTAGCTGAATTGGAAAAGCTGGCCTCAAACTACCCCAAATCGCTGATAAGTTTGATGCACGCCAATAATGAAATTGCCACCTTGCTCGACTACAAAAAGGTTTCGGAAATAGCAAAAGCCAACGAATGTATTTTTCACAGCGACACCGTGCAAAGCATGGGGCATTATGCCTTTGATGTAAAAGAGTTTGGAGCAGATTTGCTGACCTGCTCCGCACACAAACTGCACGGCCCCAAAGGCGTTGGATTTCTTTATGTAAACCATCAGCTCAAACTGAAATCAATGATAACAGGTGGAGGCCAAGAGCGAAATCACAGAGCCGGAACAGAAAATGTGGCCGGAATTGTTGGATTAGAAAAAGCACTTCAGTTGGCATTTGACCAATTAGCCGCAGAACAAAAGCAAATATTTGGGCTAAAGCAATACGCCATTGACCAATTGTGCAACCAAATAGAAGGAATCCAAATAAATGGAGAAACTTCGTTTGAAAAGGCATTATATACCGTTTTGAGTTGCTCTGTGCCGCCACAATCAAACAATGCCTTGTTGCTTTTTAAATTAGATATAGCCGGAATTTGTTGTAGTGGAGGGTCGGCCTGCAACTCGGGGGCTGCCTCAGAATCTCATGTTTTAGAAGCCATTAAACATCCGCAAGATAGGCAGGCTATTCGTTTTTCATTTGGTCGGTTCTCTACCCAAAAAGATATTGATGAGGCGGTTTCTGCACTAAAATCAATTTTAGAAAATCAAACAGTTCAGTTGTAG
- a CDS encoding thioredoxin family protein, with translation MKFNYQYEKSFSYTEYRQMMDDLLAEGKTTGGNQDDYMIEYTKLNQKRMQRIEKTVKILPELEERIKKVKPQTWLILTEAWCGDAAQNLPIIDALSKHNHNIKVELILRDENLEIMDQFLTNGGRSIPKVIAIDSENEILFTWGPRPKEAQQLFLESKASGKSHDEFATELHGWYARDKGISIQKEFYALL, from the coding sequence ATGAAATTTAATTATCAATACGAAAAATCATTTTCGTACACAGAATATCGTCAAATGATGGATGATTTGTTGGCCGAAGGAAAAACAACTGGAGGCAATCAAGACGACTATATGATCGAATACACAAAACTTAACCAGAAAAGGATGCAGCGGATTGAGAAAACGGTCAAAATTTTGCCCGAATTGGAAGAGAGAATTAAAAAAGTAAAACCCCAAACTTGGCTTATTTTAACCGAGGCCTGGTGTGGAGATGCGGCCCAAAACCTACCTATTATTGATGCACTATCAAAGCATAATCATAACATAAAAGTCGAACTAATATTACGTGATGAAAATCTTGAAATCATGGATCAATTTCTTACCAATGGCGGGCGTTCAATTCCAAAAGTTATAGCTATTGATTCGGAAAATGAAATTTTGTTTACGTGGGGGCCGCGGCCAAAAGAGGCACAACAATTATTTCTCGAAAGCAAAGCCTCCGGAAAATCGCATGATGAATTTGCAACCGAACTGCATGGTTGGTATGCAAGAGACAAGGGCATTTCCATTCAAAAAGAATTTTACGCCCTTTTGTAA